A stretch of the Acanthopagrus latus isolate v.2019 chromosome 9, fAcaLat1.1, whole genome shotgun sequence genome encodes the following:
- the sytl5 gene encoding synaptotagmin-like protein 5 isoform X2, with protein MEQVGEDLNLSFLLEHEREMILKVLQKDEKLRKREEKRIRKLKNELLEIKRKGSHRPHDLGERQCARCLKALGLIFDRGDLCEECQLRVCNDCRVRPPNTRQWRCNVCAKISELKVVTGEWFLEERSKRFEQVVASSDMVKQTILSSPIADEKPTENLAAPPESERPDTPKSNKNTILHVKGGAKRKGRMKLDKKGIRPTLKPENGVDSASVKSVSDGDAQSARSVRSAPSPRTKRGSAVALESSGMPTVPNNLRSQTPDRSSTPGDTRRPDGAESVASLRSVDSPSEKKAAGHHRKDSDTPTISVSRASVSSDHSRSEMDLSAPGSEPSEDALSLRSRSVPGLNETEFSDDDAEEDIDALMSAHSKTPSRRLSNTVSTSSTPCSERRWGYLNVPDSDAETSSINSMMSMYSETGDYGNARVSGEILLNISYSYKTGALNVVVKECHNLATGDERKQRTDAYVKTYLLPDTSRQSKRKTSIKANTINPVFNENLRYVISHSQLETRTLQVSVWHHDRFGHNSFLGEVELTFDSWEFDSQIEEWYALQPKVESCMDSTMQYKGELTVVLKYIPAEKNLMLPLDQVQVKKGFLKSKKTSNFTLPKGGMVELLVKGAKNLTAVKSGGTSDPFVKGYLLPDSNKSTKHKTVVERRTVNPQWNHTFTYCGLQPGDLNNVCLELTVWDKEALASNVFLGGVRLGAGTGKSYGNEVDWMDSYGEEQRLWQRMIENPEVPHECTLMLRSSMRKCNS; from the exons ATGGAGCAGGTCGGGGAGGATCTGAACCTCTCCTTTCTGCTGGAACATGAACGAGAGATGATCCTGAAGGTGCTGCAGAAGGACGAGAAATTGAGGAAacgagaggagaagaggatACG GAAGCTGAAGAATGAGCTGCTGGAGATCAAACGAAAAGGTTCCCACCGGCCCCACGACCTGGGGGAGCGACAGTGCGCCCGCTGCCTGAAAGCGCTGGGCCTCATCTTCGACCGCGGAGATCTCTGCGAGGAGTGTCAGCTGCGCGTCTGCAACGACTGCCGGGTCAGACCTCCCAACACGCGCCAGTGGAGGTGCAACGTTTGTGCCAAGATCTC GGAGCTGAAGGTGGTGACAGGAGAGTGGTTCCTGGAGGAGCGGTCCAAACGCTTCGAGCAGGTGGTGGCGAGCAGCGACATGGTCAAACAGACGATCCTGAGTAGCCCCA TCGCAGATGAGAAGCCGACAGAAAACCTGGCAGCTCCTCCTGAGTCAGAGAGACCCGACACCCCGAAGTCCAACAAGAACACAATACTCCATGTGAAGGGCGGCGCCAAGAGGAAAGG aAGGATGAAGCTGGATAAGAAAGGCATCCGACCCACCTTGAAGCCGGAGAATGGGGTCGACAGCGCCAGTGTCAAATCAGTCTCGGACGGAGATGCTCAAAGCGCACGAAGTGTTCGCTCGGCTCCGAGTCCTCGAACAAAGAG GGGCAGTGCCGTGGCCTTGGAGTCCTCAGGGATGCCCACGGTACCCAACAACCTGCGCTCCCAAACTCCTGACAGATCCTCCACTCCCGGCGACACCCGGAGG CCCGACGGAGCGGAGAGCGTCGCCAGTTTGCGGTCCGTCGACAGTCCATCTGAGAAAAAAGCCGCCGGCCATCACAGGAAAGATTCGGACACGCCGACCATCTCTGTGTCCAGGGCCTCGGTGTCCTCAG ATCACAGTCGCTCAGAGATGGACCTGTCAGCGCCCGGTTCTGAACCCAGTGAGGACGCTCTCAGCCTCAGAAGCCGCTCGGTCCCCGGGCTCAACGAAACA GAGTTTTCTGATGACGATGCGGAGGAGGACATCGACGCTCTGATGTCGGCTCACAGCAAGACTCCCAGCCGACGCCTCAGCAACACCGTGTCAACG TCCTCCACTCCCTGCTCGGAGAGAAGGTGGGGGTACCTCAATGTCCCCGACTCGGATGCTGAGACT AGTAGTATAAACAGCATGATGAGCATGTACAGTGAGACCGGTGACTATGGCAACGCCAGGGTGAGCGGCGAGATCCTGCTGAACATCAGCTACAGCTACAAAACTGGTGCTCTCAATGTCGTGGTGAAGGAGTGTCACAACCTGGCAACAGGGGACGAGAGGAAGCAACGCACGGATGC TTATGTGAAGACTTACCTGCTGCCAGACACGTCACGGCAGAGCAAGAGGAAGACGAGCATCAAGGCCAACACCATTAATCCTGTTTTCAACGAGAATCTGAGG TATGTGATCAGCCACTCGCAGCTGGAGACGCGAACCCTGCAGGTGTCCGTGTGGCACCACGACCGCTTTGGGCACAACAGCTTCCTGGGCGAGGTGGAGCTGACCTTTGACTCCTGGGAGTTTGATTCCCAGATAGAGGAGTGGTACGCTCTGCAGCCCAAG GTGGAGAGCTGTATGGACTCCACAATGCAGTATAAGGGAGAACTGACTGTCGTGTTAAAGTACATACCTGCGGAGAAGAACCTCATGCTGCCTCTGGACCAAGTACAAG TGAAGAAAGGGTTCCTGAAAAGCAAGAAGACGAGCAACTTCACTTTGCCTAAAGGAGGCATGGTTGAGCTGCTAGTCAAAGGAGCCAAAAATCTAACTGCTGTCAAGTCTGGAGGCACCTCAGATCCCTTTGTGAAAGG ATACCTCCTTCCTGACAGCAACAAGTCAACAAAGCACAAGACAGTGGTGGAGCGACGCACTGTGAACCCGCAGTGGAACCACACATTCACCTACTGCGGCCTGCAGCCCGGAGACCTCAACAACGTCTGTCTGGAGCTCACAGTGTGGGACAAAGAAGCCCTGGCCAGCAATGTCTTCCTGGGCGGAGTCAGGCTGGGAGCtggcacag
- the sytl5 gene encoding synaptotagmin-like protein 5 isoform X3, with translation MEQVGEDLNLSFLLEHEREMILKVLQKDEKLRKREEKRIRKLKNELLEIKRKGSHRPHDLGERQCARCLKALGLIFDRGDLCEECQLRVCNDCRVRPPNTRQWRCNVCAKISELKVVTGEWFLEERSKRFEQVVASSDMVKQTILSSPIADEKPTENLAAPPESERPDTPKSNKNTILHVKGGAKRKGRMKLDKKGIRPTLKPENGVDSASVKSVSDGDAQSARSVRSAPSPRTKRGSAVALESSGMPTVPNNLRSQTPDRSSTPGDTRRVRPDGAESVASLRSVDSPSEKKAAGHHRKDSDTPTISVSRASVSSDHSRSEMDLSAPGSEPSEDALSLRSRSVPGLNETEFSDDDAEEDIDALMSAHSKTPSRRLSNTVSTSSINSMMSMYSETGDYGNARVSGEILLNISYSYKTGALNVVVKECHNLATGDERKQRTDAYVKTYLLPDTSRQSKRKTSIKANTINPVFNENLRYVISHSQLETRTLQVSVWHHDRFGHNSFLGEVELTFDSWEFDSQIEEWYALQPKVESCMDSTMQYKGELTVVLKYIPAEKNLMLPLDQVQVKKGFLKSKKTSNFTLPKGGMVELLVKGAKNLTAVKSGGTSDPFVKGYLLPDSNKSTKHKTVVERRTVNPQWNHTFTYCGLQPGDLNNVCLELTVWDKEALASNVFLGGVRLGAGTGKSYGNEVDWMDSYGEEQRLWQRMIENPEVPHECTLMLRSSMRKCNS, from the exons ATGGAGCAGGTCGGGGAGGATCTGAACCTCTCCTTTCTGCTGGAACATGAACGAGAGATGATCCTGAAGGTGCTGCAGAAGGACGAGAAATTGAGGAAacgagaggagaagaggatACG GAAGCTGAAGAATGAGCTGCTGGAGATCAAACGAAAAGGTTCCCACCGGCCCCACGACCTGGGGGAGCGACAGTGCGCCCGCTGCCTGAAAGCGCTGGGCCTCATCTTCGACCGCGGAGATCTCTGCGAGGAGTGTCAGCTGCGCGTCTGCAACGACTGCCGGGTCAGACCTCCCAACACGCGCCAGTGGAGGTGCAACGTTTGTGCCAAGATCTC GGAGCTGAAGGTGGTGACAGGAGAGTGGTTCCTGGAGGAGCGGTCCAAACGCTTCGAGCAGGTGGTGGCGAGCAGCGACATGGTCAAACAGACGATCCTGAGTAGCCCCA TCGCAGATGAGAAGCCGACAGAAAACCTGGCAGCTCCTCCTGAGTCAGAGAGACCCGACACCCCGAAGTCCAACAAGAACACAATACTCCATGTGAAGGGCGGCGCCAAGAGGAAAGG aAGGATGAAGCTGGATAAGAAAGGCATCCGACCCACCTTGAAGCCGGAGAATGGGGTCGACAGCGCCAGTGTCAAATCAGTCTCGGACGGAGATGCTCAAAGCGCACGAAGTGTTCGCTCGGCTCCGAGTCCTCGAACAAAGAG GGGCAGTGCCGTGGCCTTGGAGTCCTCAGGGATGCCCACGGTACCCAACAACCTGCGCTCCCAAACTCCTGACAGATCCTCCACTCCCGGCGACACCCGGAGGGTCAGG CCCGACGGAGCGGAGAGCGTCGCCAGTTTGCGGTCCGTCGACAGTCCATCTGAGAAAAAAGCCGCCGGCCATCACAGGAAAGATTCGGACACGCCGACCATCTCTGTGTCCAGGGCCTCGGTGTCCTCAG ATCACAGTCGCTCAGAGATGGACCTGTCAGCGCCCGGTTCTGAACCCAGTGAGGACGCTCTCAGCCTCAGAAGCCGCTCGGTCCCCGGGCTCAACGAAACA GAGTTTTCTGATGACGATGCGGAGGAGGACATCGACGCTCTGATGTCGGCTCACAGCAAGACTCCCAGCCGACGCCTCAGCAACACCGTGTCAACG AGTAGTATAAACAGCATGATGAGCATGTACAGTGAGACCGGTGACTATGGCAACGCCAGGGTGAGCGGCGAGATCCTGCTGAACATCAGCTACAGCTACAAAACTGGTGCTCTCAATGTCGTGGTGAAGGAGTGTCACAACCTGGCAACAGGGGACGAGAGGAAGCAACGCACGGATGC TTATGTGAAGACTTACCTGCTGCCAGACACGTCACGGCAGAGCAAGAGGAAGACGAGCATCAAGGCCAACACCATTAATCCTGTTTTCAACGAGAATCTGAGG TATGTGATCAGCCACTCGCAGCTGGAGACGCGAACCCTGCAGGTGTCCGTGTGGCACCACGACCGCTTTGGGCACAACAGCTTCCTGGGCGAGGTGGAGCTGACCTTTGACTCCTGGGAGTTTGATTCCCAGATAGAGGAGTGGTACGCTCTGCAGCCCAAG GTGGAGAGCTGTATGGACTCCACAATGCAGTATAAGGGAGAACTGACTGTCGTGTTAAAGTACATACCTGCGGAGAAGAACCTCATGCTGCCTCTGGACCAAGTACAAG TGAAGAAAGGGTTCCTGAAAAGCAAGAAGACGAGCAACTTCACTTTGCCTAAAGGAGGCATGGTTGAGCTGCTAGTCAAAGGAGCCAAAAATCTAACTGCTGTCAAGTCTGGAGGCACCTCAGATCCCTTTGTGAAAGG ATACCTCCTTCCTGACAGCAACAAGTCAACAAAGCACAAGACAGTGGTGGAGCGACGCACTGTGAACCCGCAGTGGAACCACACATTCACCTACTGCGGCCTGCAGCCCGGAGACCTCAACAACGTCTGTCTGGAGCTCACAGTGTGGGACAAAGAAGCCCTGGCCAGCAATGTCTTCCTGGGCGGAGTCAGGCTGGGAGCtggcacag
- the sytl5 gene encoding synaptotagmin-like protein 5 isoform X1 translates to MEQVGEDLNLSFLLEHEREMILKVLQKDEKLRKREEKRIRKLKNELLEIKRKGSHRPHDLGERQCARCLKALGLIFDRGDLCEECQLRVCNDCRVRPPNTRQWRCNVCAKISELKVVTGEWFLEERSKRFEQVVASSDMVKQTILSSPIADEKPTENLAAPPESERPDTPKSNKNTILHVKGGAKRKGRMKLDKKGIRPTLKPENGVDSASVKSVSDGDAQSARSVRSAPSPRTKRGSAVALESSGMPTVPNNLRSQTPDRSSTPGDTRRVRPDGAESVASLRSVDSPSEKKAAGHHRKDSDTPTISVSRASVSSDHSRSEMDLSAPGSEPSEDALSLRSRSVPGLNETEFSDDDAEEDIDALMSAHSKTPSRRLSNTVSTSSTPCSERRWGYLNVPDSDAETSSINSMMSMYSETGDYGNARVSGEILLNISYSYKTGALNVVVKECHNLATGDERKQRTDAYVKTYLLPDTSRQSKRKTSIKANTINPVFNENLRYVISHSQLETRTLQVSVWHHDRFGHNSFLGEVELTFDSWEFDSQIEEWYALQPKVESCMDSTMQYKGELTVVLKYIPAEKNLMLPLDQVQVKKGFLKSKKTSNFTLPKGGMVELLVKGAKNLTAVKSGGTSDPFVKGYLLPDSNKSTKHKTVVERRTVNPQWNHTFTYCGLQPGDLNNVCLELTVWDKEALASNVFLGGVRLGAGTGKSYGNEVDWMDSYGEEQRLWQRMIENPEVPHECTLMLRSSMRKCNS, encoded by the exons ATGGAGCAGGTCGGGGAGGATCTGAACCTCTCCTTTCTGCTGGAACATGAACGAGAGATGATCCTGAAGGTGCTGCAGAAGGACGAGAAATTGAGGAAacgagaggagaagaggatACG GAAGCTGAAGAATGAGCTGCTGGAGATCAAACGAAAAGGTTCCCACCGGCCCCACGACCTGGGGGAGCGACAGTGCGCCCGCTGCCTGAAAGCGCTGGGCCTCATCTTCGACCGCGGAGATCTCTGCGAGGAGTGTCAGCTGCGCGTCTGCAACGACTGCCGGGTCAGACCTCCCAACACGCGCCAGTGGAGGTGCAACGTTTGTGCCAAGATCTC GGAGCTGAAGGTGGTGACAGGAGAGTGGTTCCTGGAGGAGCGGTCCAAACGCTTCGAGCAGGTGGTGGCGAGCAGCGACATGGTCAAACAGACGATCCTGAGTAGCCCCA TCGCAGATGAGAAGCCGACAGAAAACCTGGCAGCTCCTCCTGAGTCAGAGAGACCCGACACCCCGAAGTCCAACAAGAACACAATACTCCATGTGAAGGGCGGCGCCAAGAGGAAAGG aAGGATGAAGCTGGATAAGAAAGGCATCCGACCCACCTTGAAGCCGGAGAATGGGGTCGACAGCGCCAGTGTCAAATCAGTCTCGGACGGAGATGCTCAAAGCGCACGAAGTGTTCGCTCGGCTCCGAGTCCTCGAACAAAGAG GGGCAGTGCCGTGGCCTTGGAGTCCTCAGGGATGCCCACGGTACCCAACAACCTGCGCTCCCAAACTCCTGACAGATCCTCCACTCCCGGCGACACCCGGAGGGTCAGG CCCGACGGAGCGGAGAGCGTCGCCAGTTTGCGGTCCGTCGACAGTCCATCTGAGAAAAAAGCCGCCGGCCATCACAGGAAAGATTCGGACACGCCGACCATCTCTGTGTCCAGGGCCTCGGTGTCCTCAG ATCACAGTCGCTCAGAGATGGACCTGTCAGCGCCCGGTTCTGAACCCAGTGAGGACGCTCTCAGCCTCAGAAGCCGCTCGGTCCCCGGGCTCAACGAAACA GAGTTTTCTGATGACGATGCGGAGGAGGACATCGACGCTCTGATGTCGGCTCACAGCAAGACTCCCAGCCGACGCCTCAGCAACACCGTGTCAACG TCCTCCACTCCCTGCTCGGAGAGAAGGTGGGGGTACCTCAATGTCCCCGACTCGGATGCTGAGACT AGTAGTATAAACAGCATGATGAGCATGTACAGTGAGACCGGTGACTATGGCAACGCCAGGGTGAGCGGCGAGATCCTGCTGAACATCAGCTACAGCTACAAAACTGGTGCTCTCAATGTCGTGGTGAAGGAGTGTCACAACCTGGCAACAGGGGACGAGAGGAAGCAACGCACGGATGC TTATGTGAAGACTTACCTGCTGCCAGACACGTCACGGCAGAGCAAGAGGAAGACGAGCATCAAGGCCAACACCATTAATCCTGTTTTCAACGAGAATCTGAGG TATGTGATCAGCCACTCGCAGCTGGAGACGCGAACCCTGCAGGTGTCCGTGTGGCACCACGACCGCTTTGGGCACAACAGCTTCCTGGGCGAGGTGGAGCTGACCTTTGACTCCTGGGAGTTTGATTCCCAGATAGAGGAGTGGTACGCTCTGCAGCCCAAG GTGGAGAGCTGTATGGACTCCACAATGCAGTATAAGGGAGAACTGACTGTCGTGTTAAAGTACATACCTGCGGAGAAGAACCTCATGCTGCCTCTGGACCAAGTACAAG TGAAGAAAGGGTTCCTGAAAAGCAAGAAGACGAGCAACTTCACTTTGCCTAAAGGAGGCATGGTTGAGCTGCTAGTCAAAGGAGCCAAAAATCTAACTGCTGTCAAGTCTGGAGGCACCTCAGATCCCTTTGTGAAAGG ATACCTCCTTCCTGACAGCAACAAGTCAACAAAGCACAAGACAGTGGTGGAGCGACGCACTGTGAACCCGCAGTGGAACCACACATTCACCTACTGCGGCCTGCAGCCCGGAGACCTCAACAACGTCTGTCTGGAGCTCACAGTGTGGGACAAAGAAGCCCTGGCCAGCAATGTCTTCCTGGGCGGAGTCAGGCTGGGAGCtggcacag